The following DNA comes from Alnus glutinosa chromosome 6, dhAlnGlut1.1, whole genome shotgun sequence.
CCTAGAGTAAATTCTCTTGTGTATCTTGAATATTGTGTTTGTTGAGGGCTGAACTTAATTTGATTTATATGTTAGAGATGCTTAactgttctattttttttcaagaaaaaaaaaaaaaaaaaaaatcatctcgtAGAAGGTTTTCATGCATGATGTTTACTTAAAGAGGATGTGCTTAATTGCTTATCAAACTTACTTTATTCTccgctttatttttttctgttttctttctatatatttatatttatatcagagatattttatttttaataagtaatggATAAGAAGTAAAATCAATACAAAGGCACAAAAGCCGAATTTTGATGTAGACGTGGTTTTTGGCTTGATCCAGAGCATAGCTAAATGAAagactattttatttgaataactattattttatttggtaggaatttatttttaagaatagCTATTGTATGAGAATAATTATTATTCCCTTACAAGGAGAAATAAtaattcctctaaaaaatgagagaaatatatattttttctttaatttttttcaaaataaactatttaaaaaaataaaaaataaaataaaaaaaatttaaagaattagTTAGATTTGTTGGTGGCTGACCACCCTAATGGATGGCCGGCCACCCACTGCAAACTCCGAAGGTGGTCACACCATCCCTGGTGCCATCGCAATGCAAATTGGGAGTATAGCCTGGCCACCATTGTTATACATTGGAGTGGCCGCGACACCCCTGGATACTTCTGGGCGTGGTCTTGGCCACCCCCGATATCACCAGGGGTGGCCGCACCACCTTCGGGACACCCATAGATGGAAcatgttcaaatttttttattttgtttttaaatatttgagttttttagaaattttggttcaattccaATTATGATATATGTTTTGTCATCAAACTAaagaattagaataattattcaatttcACATTTCTTCATTctagtaataactattcattttcttaacgAAATACCTATTCCGAATCCCAAACTAGGCCTATATATATTGCGATTGATTTACTGACTCAGTTTAATAAGGAATAAAGGGTTTTTTTGCGTCTTTTTTCGTCTTTTCGTATTCCTTTCCGCacaatatttttgtttgcacCAGAAAATTATCATTGCACCTAGAATTTCATGATTTGGTTTGTTTCAGTTTTGTTAGAACTGAATATGTTCAAATTGGAACATGTATTCTTTGTGTCTTGTTTTATGAGACCCATGTACTAATCCAACCTTCCAACTTAAACTAGCCTCAAACCAAACCTAAAAGTTAATAGACCAAGGTTGTCAATTCAACTGTCATGCCTCTTAACTAGTAAATAATTACTAGATAGCTAGCAGTCAATTCTTGCTTCCTAAATTATTGATTTCTAGTTTAGGTATTAACCAAGACGGTACTCAATGTCCCAATCAGATTTAATTTCACTTTGCCGGCCAAATAATTAACTCCCATCTAAACAAACCCATGCCAATCGGCAGGGCAGCATATCTTATAAATAGCTTGCAATAGTGAGAAAGAattcgagtttttttttttttttttcactataaGCAAATTTTacagtctttttttcttttttagaaaaaagaaaaaagagagtgcTTTTTTCACTGGAGTTAACCCAAACTcaacaataaaagaaatcaaattaaAGACCCTGAATCTGAATCAGGCAGAATAAAAGTTGGGGCCCCATTTGGGCCATTTATACGATTCTTGAGACCTAATAATAAACTAGCCGTAGAAGTCGTTTTGATTGATATACAAGTCCATGGTGGTCTCCTTTAACGGAGAAGGTGCGTATATTTTATTTGTGATGAATTTGTCGTGGAAGACTTTCAAGTTAATttgttaggtaatttaatttcaaatccaactaaatcttcaatttcattattaaataattttacagTAAAACCCACTCAAATCGCACTTGTCGGTGACTCTTGACTTCAGCCGTGGTGAAGATAACAGACGTCAAATATGCCGTCCAATATTGTACGTAGCAAAGCATCCTATTATTTCTGCAACCCACAACTACAAGGGCGTACCTCTTAAATGTCTCTGTGGGAAGTCACGACAATTTGCACAGATAGAAACTATGGTGATTTCCCATAAATCCAACTGTTTTGTCCACACACTTTAGGAAGGATTCGGAATATTCCTATCCAAATTCAAGGTCTAGAAATAATCAGAGCCCCACCGCTCTGATTGAGCTCTTTTCATATTTaacaccttttttctttttccaagcCAAAGACCAAACTAAAATTTTAAGTGGAgctgtcaatttttttacaccgcttataaattgaatatggagtaattttattagtacattaagtgtccataaaaaaatgaggtggcttctaaaatcatcatttgatcaatcacatgcctaatggtaattttaaagaCCACcctatttttttatggacacttaatatacTAAAAGAATTATTCTTGAATATGCCCCCAATACGAAAGTAGTAGGGTTAGAAATGATCTATATATCTTTATACGCATGCATTACGATCCGAACCTGACATGCAATGTTAGgattgataatttttgacacaaccaACGAACCCAACACACACCAAACACGAAATTAGTTAGAATTGAGATgtctaacccgtttaattaaatgaatcggaTTAGAGTTGTCATATATAGTATGTATACGCATGCTTCGATTCGATATAATATGAACTCGATACGCCAATACAAATTGtgacttataaatttaaaaagataatttctttattaaaaaaaaaaaaaatctttttgaagggtaaaaaaattaattttgattagtcattcccattaaaaataaacaatttaatacacattttaaattttagggtCAGTAGTTATATGTTGTTCCGCCCGTGTTTCCAGCCTAGCAAGTAGCAATAACCAAGGAAGGAGAAAAGGCAACTATAAGTGGCGTGCTaccaaaaaacgaaaaaagacgtgatttttctttgttttccttcttttcttatATTTCACAATCCAGACAATAATTGCTTAGAAGATTATGATTAAGTCAAACCATTTATTTAGCCCATTTTAAGATGTTACTAGATTTTATTTTGCACggtgatatttattttattattgaaatttcACCTGGccatgaagaaaagaaaaagaaaaaaaaaaaggggcattGCGGCACAATACGAGGTCAAAaacaaaagctttttttttttttttttcctcctatttttatcatattaaagAATGTAGAACATAACCACTCTGAAGATAGGGGAAATTCCACATATTGTCTTGAgacaatttttcttcttcttcttcttcttctgatcaTGCTTGGTTAAGCGTAATATTACAATACGAGGTCCAAATACAAGCAAAAGCTTCCCCACGTATGATTAACTTGATTCAAATTGCAAAGGCACGAAGTGAAGCACCAACAGTGGACTCTTTCCCTTCCCCTTATTAGTCTGAGCCAAACGTAAGCACCTAAcaatttttaatgatttaaaaaaaagaaaaaaagaaaaaaaaaaagctacaaCTCCAATACCTGGCTATATACATCAagcatatatatagatataccaGTTCAGTATATGATTATAGATTACATTGGCAAATGGATTTCAACACATCTTTTCTTGAGTTTGACAAGGTAGAACACCTGCAAGAACATGTCATGAAGCAGGAATATCAGAAAGCAGATTCCATCACCATCTCTACTTCAATTACACAAGGAATTCTAGACTTATGGAAACATAAATTACATCAGAGTTATACAACTATGCAAATACAAATAcccatgaaaaagaaaaagaaaaaaagaaaaagggaaagttATGTTGATTCTTCATTACCATAGCTGCAAGGCCTAAGCAAGGatgaacaagaaaaataaaaggatgcGGAAAAAAATGGTTCCCTTCTTCAATAGACTTTCGCACTTTTGCTTTCCTCATTCctctaaagaacaaaaaagaggAGAAGACAACTATCCTACACTTAAATGATAATGAGGTGGCAGTCAATAGAATGtcattttgatacaaaattTGTGATTGGTGTTCAATTACCAAAGAAGACCCAGCACAGTTTGCCACATGGCAGCTAATATAAGAGGATACAGACACCAAATCATACATATGTGAAACTACAGACGAAATGCTGTTAAGTGTACCTTACTGAGTTAAAGGAGTACATACTGAAGTTAAGCAGAATGCCAAATACACTTGTTTGGGTACAATTACATAGGAAAAAACAGGTGCTAACCGAAAGATTAAGACAGAGTAAAACTTTTGCAAAAGGTTTACATAAGGTCCGAAAATGTATTCTACTTATATAACAAAATGATGAacatataaataaacaagaaaaagataACTCATGACATGATaattggaatttgaataatTTGGCTTTTTGGGGAGGTGGGGGTGGAGGCGTAGTGGCAGTATATGCAATTCATGCATGCAGGCTTTCCTAATCATGGTTTTCAAACAGCAAGAATAGACCTTTTTTAGTTCCCCTTATTGGTATGTCTTGTAACTAAAGATTGCCAAACCAGTAGGTGcctatttttgataagtaactaaGTGAGTAGGTGCCTTACAGTTTATTAAAGCGTTTCAGCAGCTTCTGCCCAACAACGTTTAAACATAAGTTGTACTTGTTCTATTATCTGATTCCCGAGAAAAGACATTATTGCCTTGCTGTGAAGGTGATTGAGGTGAGGGACTGCGGACCCGGCTACTATGGAATTCGGAGGAGTAACTCTGAGAGGCCAAGTACTCGAGCGCTACAACAATATCACTAATAAGAGGACGGAAAGTTGGCTGCTCCTGAAGACACATCGCAGTAATAGCAATTGCATGATGCAAACATCGAACAGGGAAGCATCCTTGCAAAGAAGGATCCACTAATTGGACAAATTTCCTTCGGTCCTTCAAAAATGGACGAGACTgcaattgaaaaacaaattaaacattaCCCAAAAATATGCAACttaaaaaaaacagaagtcaCCAAGAGCAATATCGTTGTAATTTATATGTTATGATGTGATACAGGATTCCTAAGGCAGCAAATGCATGTTTATCACCATAAAGCAACAGCATTGGACTCCCAATCGGCCAACATGTTGGATGATCTAGAGTCTAGCAGTACAAATGGGGTCAAAGGGAAAGACCAAAGATAACATGATACAACGACAATAGTGCTTGGAAATATCAGCAATTTATTAAGAGAATCGGAAGTTAAAAAGGGAGGGAGGAATAAAAGACTGGAATGCTATGAGGGAAAAAACAAGAGAGTTCAACTTACCCAAGAAACCAGGTTCTGCTCTCCCTGCTTCTTACTGCTGTCTATTGCCCTCCGGCCAGTGATCAACTCCAATAGAACCACACCAAAACTATAGATATCAGATTTAAGAGTCAATTTGCCACTCATGGCATACTCTGGTGCACAGTAACCATATGTTCCCATCACTCTAGTTGAAACATGAGTATTGTCACCGACAGGTCCCAGTTTAGCAAGCCCGAAATCTGAGAGCTTCGGATTGAAGTCATTGTCCAGTAAGATGTTAGCAGATTTTAAGTCACGGTAGATAACAGGGGGATTTGCTTGGCAGTGGAGATACTCAAGGCCCCGAGCTGCACCAACAGCAATCTTTATTCGAGTATTCCAACTAAGTGGCTCTTTCTCACGTTGAAAATCTGAGTACATAAATTGCCTCATCAGTCCAGTCAGCCATAGTAACTCAGACAAGGTTTTGCTGCAGTGTCTAGAGTAATCTTAAAAATATCTTCCCCTCTACAGTGACGGAAGTaatactcaaatatcagataaGACAGTTACTAAGAATAAAACTAACTTCTACTAAATTGCTTGCAAATGTATTACTCAATTTAGTTAGGGGAATAACACCACCTGTTAGTGGCACTGCCTGAAATCCGAATACTGCAACCAACGTCACCAAAATAGGACAAAGTTACTCGAAGTTGCACAGCTAATTGTGAAACCATGCAATTCAAAAAGCTGCAAACCTAGTCGCATGCATTTTCCaattttgacaaaatgaaaagaaatt
Coding sequences within:
- the LOC133870422 gene encoding probable serine/threonine-protein kinase PBL21 isoform X1, which gives rise to MSCFSCLSPRRSVVRRIDIENGKRSSSRHSADSSGSGKGKKDTHDNENGKRKGAMNDNKGNDPKSSGARSFTFRELAAATRGFREVNLLGEGGFGRVYKGRLETGQVVAIKQLNHDGLQGFQEFIVEVLMLSLLHHSNLVTLIGYCTDGDQRLLVYEFMPMGSLEDHLFVFGFQAVPLTDFQREKEPLSWNTRIKIAVGAARGLEYLHCQANPPVIYRDLKSANILLDNDFNPKLSDFGLAKLGPVGDNTHVSTRVMGTYGYCAPEYAMSGKLTLKSDIYSFGVVLLELITGRRAIDSSKKQGEQNLVSWSRPFLKDRRKFVQLVDPSLQGCFPVRCLHHAIAITAMCLQEQPTFRPLISDIVVALEYLASQSYSSEFHSSRVRSPSPQSPSQQGNNVFSRESDNRTSTTYV
- the LOC133870422 gene encoding probable serine/threonine-protein kinase PBL21 isoform X2; this translates as MSCFSCLSPRRSVVRRIDIENGKRSSSRHSADSSGSGKGKKDTHDNENGKRKGAMNDNKGNDPKSSGARSFTFRELAAATRGFREVNLLGEGGFGRVYKGRLETGQVVAIKQLNHDGLQGFQEFIVEVLMLSLLHHSNLVTLIGYCTDGDQRLLVYEFMPMGSLEDHLFDFQREKEPLSWNTRIKIAVGAARGLEYLHCQANPPVIYRDLKSANILLDNDFNPKLSDFGLAKLGPVGDNTHVSTRVMGTYGYCAPEYAMSGKLTLKSDIYSFGVVLLELITGRRAIDSSKKQGEQNLVSWSRPFLKDRRKFVQLVDPSLQGCFPVRCLHHAIAITAMCLQEQPTFRPLISDIVVALEYLASQSYSSEFHSSRVRSPSPQSPSQQGNNVFSRESDNRTSTTYV